In Phreatobacter aquaticus, a single genomic region encodes these proteins:
- a CDS encoding flagellar motor protein MotA, translating to MARELDPFKVTSPRIFLLRILVFLALVVLVAVVLQREVMIAFMANPGLNGLIGAVCFIGIVLAIRQIIRLFPEVRWVNTFRLADPGLTVDRMPVLLAPMATMLGDRVGRMAISTQTMRSLLDSLATRLDEGRELSRYLTGLLVFLGLLGTFWGLIETVTSVGRVINSLSTQGELGTIFEDMKRGLAEPLSGMGIAFSSSLFGLSGSLVLGFLDLQASQAQNRFYTEVEDWLSSTVHDMAVINPNTGDGSGGVSVADLQRAFERLREAMAEGQSSQRATAAMANLAEGIQGLVTHMRSEQQMIRDWVEAQSGDQREIRKLLEQLLSERAGRS from the coding sequence ATGGCCCGCGAACTCGATCCCTTCAAGGTCACGTCCCCGCGGATCTTCCTGCTCAGGATCCTGGTCTTTCTGGCTCTGGTTGTGCTCGTCGCCGTCGTGCTGCAGCGTGAGGTGATGATCGCCTTCATGGCCAATCCAGGCCTGAACGGACTCATCGGCGCGGTCTGCTTTATCGGTATCGTTCTGGCGATCCGCCAGATCATCCGCCTGTTTCCCGAGGTGCGCTGGGTCAATACGTTCAGGCTCGCCGATCCGGGTCTTACGGTCGACCGGATGCCGGTCCTGCTGGCACCGATGGCGACCATGCTCGGCGACCGGGTCGGCCGCATGGCGATCTCGACCCAGACCATGCGCAGCCTGCTGGATTCGCTTGCGACCCGCCTCGACGAGGGCCGCGAGCTCTCCCGCTACCTGACCGGCCTCTTGGTCTTCCTCGGCCTGCTCGGCACGTTCTGGGGCCTGATCGAAACGGTCACGTCGGTGGGCCGAGTGATCAATTCGCTGTCGACCCAGGGGGAACTCGGCACGATCTTCGAGGACATGAAGCGCGGCCTCGCCGAGCCGCTGTCCGGCATGGGCATCGCGTTTTCGTCCTCGCTGTTCGGACTGTCCGGCTCACTCGTGCTGGGCTTCCTCGACCTCCAGGCAAGCCAGGCGCAGAACCGCTTCTACACCGAAGTCGAGGACTGGCTGTCGTCCACCGTGCACGACATGGCCGTGATCAACCCGAATACGGGTGACGGGTCGGGTGGCGTCAGTGTCGCCGACCTTCAGCGCGCCTTCGAGCGTCTGCGCGAGGCGATGGCCGAGGGGCAATCCAGCCAGCGCGCCACTGCCGCCATGGCCAATCTGGCCGAGGGCATCCAAGGGCTTGTCACCCACATGCGTTCCGAACAGCAGATGATCCGCGACTGGGTGGAGGCGCAGTCAGGCGACCAGCGCGAGATCCGAAAGCTGCTTGAACAATTGTTGAGCGAACGCGCGGGCAGGTCCTGA
- a CDS encoding HAAS signaling domain-containing protein, translating into MARLIEAYLDDLSSRLSFDPHLAERMREEIAGHVEDALDASEAPSEDDVRRVLTRLGSPRAMASHYLLDALDRQSERLWWALLTMMAATFLAMRLRTLGLAAPSDGGALLDGLIPLVDRYGLVAAMVIGAAGWLAARRLPAGETLDHETLRRPILVTVAAGLSFAALAASVVAGGARIWLQAPGDLPPALILGGLIAEITVLSLGGWLITLFLRRTLLARALVST; encoded by the coding sequence ATGGCCCGCCTGATCGAGGCCTATCTCGATGACCTCTCCAGCCGGTTGAGCTTCGATCCGCACCTCGCCGAGCGCATGCGCGAGGAGATCGCCGGTCATGTCGAGGATGCGCTCGATGCCAGCGAAGCCCCGAGCGAGGACGATGTCCGGCGGGTCCTGACGCGGCTCGGTTCGCCGCGAGCGATGGCGTCCCATTACCTCCTCGATGCGCTGGATCGCCAGTCCGAGCGTCTCTGGTGGGCCCTGCTGACGATGATGGCCGCGACCTTCCTCGCCATGCGGCTGCGCACTCTGGGCCTGGCCGCTCCTTCGGACGGCGGCGCGCTCCTGGATGGGCTCATTCCGCTCGTCGATCGCTACGGTCTGGTGGCGGCGATGGTCATCGGCGCCGCGGGCTGGCTGGCGGCGCGGCGATTGCCGGCGGGCGAAACACTGGATCACGAGACGCTGCGGCGCCCCATCCTGGTGACGGTCGCAGCCGGCCTGAGCTTTGCGGCGCTCGCCGCATCGGTTGTCGCGGGCGGCGCCCGCATCTGGTTGCAGGCGCCGGGCGATCTCCCGCCTGCGCTCATCCTTGGCGGGCTCATCGCCGAGATAACCGTGCTCAGCCTCGGCGGCTGGCTGATCACCCTATTCCTGCGTCGAACGCTTCTCGCCAGGGCCCTCGTCTCGACCTGA
- a CDS encoding PadR family transcriptional regulator, translated as MLKGHLDTIVLAALEAGPAHGYAIIETIRRMSGEAFDLPEGTIYPALHRLEQAGLLASAWTDPALGRRRRIYTLTEDGRSALAKRRETWGRFARAVHAVVTGGSPWPA; from the coding sequence ATGCTCAAGGGTCACCTCGACACGATCGTCCTCGCAGCCCTCGAGGCAGGGCCGGCCCATGGCTATGCCATTATCGAGACGATCCGGCGGATGAGCGGCGAGGCGTTCGACCTGCCGGAAGGGACAATCTATCCGGCGCTGCATCGTCTGGAACAGGCCGGCCTGCTGGCCAGCGCCTGGACTGATCCCGCTCTCGGGCGCCGGCGGCGGATCTACACCCTGACCGAAGACGGCCGCAGCGCTCTTGCCAAGCGGCGCGAGACATGGGGTCGCTTTGCCCGCGCCGTCCATGCGGTCGTGACAGGAGGCAGCCCATGGCCCGCCTGA
- a CDS encoding amidase has protein sequence MAADLSLIEKSATDILKLLKKEEISPLDLLDTLEARISDVDGQVNALPTLCFDRARKHAKALMKRPKEGRGLLMGMPIPIKDLTDVAGVRSTQGSPIFADHIPTASNILVENLEARGGVIYAKSNTPEFGAGANTFNEVFGRTLNPYNTKLSAAGSSGGAAVSLATGQAWLAHGSDMGGSLRNPASFCGIVGMRPSPGRVAANPGAKIDSTLGVEGPMARTVADLALLLDAMSGDDHRDPRSLPLPKRGFRAALRSGWKPRRIAYSADLGITPVDPEVRAITQKAAQRFAAAGIEVEEAHPDFSEVHECFGTLRAYAFAATKVELLRTHRDQLKPEVIWNIEKGLALTMEELTRAENQRLAMLQRTLTFFETYDLLLTPATIVAAYPVEQRFVAECDGFTFPDYVQWLSIAYALTTVSCPALSLPCGFTSDGRPVGLQIAARPHGEAMILAGASMLEDILALDTVRPIDPRG, from the coding sequence ATGGCCGCCGATCTGTCTCTCATCGAGAAGAGCGCAACTGACATTCTGAAGCTTCTGAAGAAGGAAGAGATCAGTCCGCTCGATCTTCTGGACACATTGGAAGCCCGGATTTCCGATGTCGACGGCCAGGTCAATGCGCTGCCGACGCTATGCTTCGACCGCGCCCGCAAACATGCCAAGGCGTTGATGAAGCGACCCAAGGAAGGCCGTGGCCTCCTCATGGGCATGCCCATTCCGATTAAGGATCTGACCGACGTCGCAGGTGTGCGCTCAACGCAGGGCTCGCCGATCTTCGCCGACCATATCCCCACGGCGTCCAACATCCTGGTCGAGAACCTTGAGGCCAGGGGCGGCGTCATCTACGCCAAGTCCAACACGCCGGAATTTGGCGCGGGCGCCAACACCTTCAACGAAGTGTTCGGCCGCACCCTCAATCCCTACAACACCAAGCTGTCGGCAGCCGGCTCATCGGGCGGCGCCGCCGTGTCGCTCGCCACCGGTCAGGCCTGGCTCGCCCACGGCTCGGACATGGGTGGTTCGCTGCGCAATCCCGCAAGCTTCTGCGGCATTGTCGGCATGCGCCCGTCACCCGGCCGTGTGGCCGCCAATCCGGGCGCCAAGATCGACTCGACGCTGGGTGTCGAAGGGCCGATGGCCCGCACCGTCGCGGACCTTGCCCTGCTGCTTGACGCCATGAGCGGCGATGACCACCGCGATCCTCGCTCGCTGCCGCTGCCGAAGCGAGGGTTCCGTGCGGCACTGCGCAGCGGCTGGAAGCCGAGGCGCATCGCCTATTCTGCCGATCTCGGCATCACCCCGGTCGACCCGGAGGTGCGCGCTATCACCCAGAAGGCGGCACAACGCTTTGCCGCTGCCGGTATCGAGGTGGAGGAGGCCCATCCGGACTTCTCGGAGGTGCACGAATGCTTCGGCACCTTGCGCGCCTATGCCTTCGCCGCGACCAAGGTCGAGCTCCTGCGCACCCACCGCGACCAGCTGAAGCCGGAGGTGATCTGGAACATCGAGAAGGGCCTTGCCCTGACGATGGAAGAATTGACGCGCGCCGAGAACCAGCGGCTGGCGATGCTCCAGCGCACGCTGACCTTCTTCGAGACCTATGACCTCTTGCTGACGCCGGCGACCATCGTCGCGGCCTATCCGGTCGAGCAGCGCTTCGTTGCCGAATGCGACGGCTTCACCTTCCCGGACTATGTCCAGTGGCTGTCGATCGCCTATGCGCTGACCACCGTGTCGTGCCCGGCTTTGTCGTTGCCGTGCGGCTTCACCTCCGATGGTCGGCCGGTCGGCCTGCAGATCGCGGCGCGGCCGCATGGCGAGGCGATGATCCTCGCCGGCGCCTCCATGCTGGAGGATATCCTCGCCCTTGATACGGTGAGGCCGATCGACCCGCGCGGCTGA
- a CDS encoding DUF4870 family protein, with protein MTYQQPGQMPPQDQTPVVEATTMAMVAYVLFIAGAIIPLTPIIAVIMAYINRGTASAWLATHYTWIIRTFWISLAYSILCIVLMFVGIGFLLLAVLVVWFLVRIIRGLMLLNKREPIADPNSWLF; from the coding sequence ATGACATACCAGCAGCCCGGTCAGATGCCACCCCAGGATCAGACGCCGGTGGTGGAAGCCACCACCATGGCGATGGTGGCCTATGTTCTGTTCATTGCAGGCGCGATCATCCCGCTGACGCCGATCATCGCGGTCATCATGGCCTATATCAACCGCGGCACCGCCTCGGCATGGCTTGCCACCCATTATACCTGGATCATCCGCACCTTCTGGATCAGCCTGGCCTATTCGATCCTGTGCATCGTGCTGATGTTCGTCGGTATCGGCTTCCTTTTGCTTGCCGTGCTGGTCGTCTGGTTCCTGGTGCGGATCATCCGCGGCCTGATGCTACTCAACAAGCGCGAGCCGATTGCCGATCCGAACAGCTGGCTGTTCTGA
- a CDS encoding M16 family metallopeptidase: MTTRMTKLPSGLTVATETFSHLKTAAISVTVGTGGRDELPDEHGISHLLEHMAFKGTTKRTPRGIAEEIEAVGGELNAATGSENTSYFAKVLGGDLPVAVDMLADILTDPLFDPVELAKEQNVIVQEIGAAEDTPDDVVFDQFMASAFPGQPLGRSVLGTPKAVRSATPAKLRAYMSRCYKAPTTVISAAGEVDHDALVAMVSEKFGSFVDEAVPAVEPGRYKGGIATIGKPLEQTNLVFGFEGMSYRDPDIYKVGVFTSLLGGGLSSRLFQDVREARGLCYEIHSFHWSYGDTGLFGISAGTDPKDAPELMNLTLDVLHQAVAGATEAEVARAKAQMKVGLLGALESASARTDQIARQILVFGEILDLDDVAAKIEAVTVEEVRAAAAKLVGSSPITFAAIGPKRGLDKVARLAEQFTSSH, from the coding sequence ATGACAACACGCATGACCAAGCTCCCGTCCGGCCTGACGGTCGCGACCGAAACCTTCAGTCACCTCAAGACGGCCGCCATCAGCGTCACCGTCGGCACAGGCGGCCGAGACGAACTGCCTGACGAGCATGGCATCAGCCATCTGCTCGAGCATATGGCGTTCAAGGGCACGACGAAGCGGACGCCGCGTGGCATTGCCGAGGAGATCGAGGCGGTAGGCGGCGAACTGAATGCCGCCACAGGCTCCGAGAACACCTCCTATTTCGCCAAGGTTCTCGGCGGAGATCTTCCTGTTGCCGTCGACATGCTGGCGGACATCCTCACCGATCCGCTGTTCGATCCGGTCGAGCTCGCCAAGGAGCAGAACGTCATCGTGCAGGAGATCGGCGCCGCCGAAGACACGCCTGACGATGTGGTGTTCGACCAGTTCATGGCGTCGGCCTTTCCGGGCCAGCCGCTGGGCCGCTCTGTGCTGGGCACACCCAAGGCTGTCCGCTCGGCAACGCCGGCCAAGCTTCGCGCCTATATGAGCCGCTGCTACAAGGCGCCGACCACGGTGATTTCGGCGGCCGGCGAGGTCGACCACGACGCCCTCGTGGCGATGGTGTCGGAGAAGTTCGGGAGCTTCGTCGACGAGGCGGTGCCGGCGGTGGAACCGGGGCGCTACAAGGGCGGGATTGCCACCATCGGCAAGCCGCTCGAGCAGACCAACCTGGTCTTCGGTTTCGAGGGCATGAGCTACCGCGATCCGGACATCTACAAGGTCGGCGTGTTCACCAGCCTGCTCGGCGGCGGCCTGTCGTCCAGGCTGTTCCAGGACGTGCGTGAGGCCCGCGGCCTCTGCTACGAGATCCATTCGTTCCACTGGTCCTATGGCGATACCGGCCTGTTCGGCATTTCGGCCGGCACTGACCCGAAGGACGCGCCGGAACTGATGAACCTGACGCTGGACGTGCTGCACCAGGCGGTCGCCGGTGCCACGGAGGCGGAGGTTGCCCGCGCCAAGGCGCAGATGAAGGTCGGCCTGCTCGGCGCGCTGGAAAGCGCATCGGCGCGCACCGATCAGATCGCCCGCCAGATCCTGGTTTTCGGCGAGATTCTCGACCTCGACGATGTCGCGGCCAAGATCGAGGCTGTGACCGTCGAGGAGGTTCGCGCCGCTGCCGCCAAGCTGGTCGGTTCGTCGCCGATCACCTTCGCAGCCATCGGTCCGAAGCGTGGGCTGGACAAGGTGGCCCGTCTGGCGGAACAGTTCACCTCTTCCCATTAG
- a CDS encoding GNAT family N-acetyltransferase, which yields MSLLRAVGLAYDPPEPIVAPTVTLRVAEMADFEAWVALRAASRAFLVPWEPAWPPDDLTRPSFRRRIARYRQDWREDQGYAFLIHRRSDGALVGGVTLTNVRRGVAQMVSLGYWMGEAFAGQGYMSAGVRALVPYAFGPLGFRRIEAACLPHNQASLRLLEKVGFTREGHARQYLCINGEWMDHTLFAMLRGDPLR from the coding sequence TTGTCCCTGCTGCGCGCGGTTGGCCTTGCCTATGATCCGCCGGAGCCCATCGTGGCGCCGACGGTCACGTTGCGCGTGGCCGAGATGGCCGATTTCGAAGCCTGGGTGGCGTTGCGCGCGGCAAGTCGCGCCTTCCTGGTGCCATGGGAGCCGGCCTGGCCGCCGGACGACCTGACCAGGCCGTCGTTCCGCCGCCGCATCGCTCGCTATCGCCAGGACTGGCGCGAGGATCAGGGCTACGCGTTTCTGATCCATCGCCGCTCCGATGGCGCGCTGGTCGGCGGCGTCACGCTGACCAATGTCCGCCGGGGCGTCGCGCAGATGGTGTCGCTTGGCTACTGGATGGGCGAAGCCTTCGCCGGCCAGGGCTATATGAGCGCGGGCGTCAGGGCGCTGGTGCCCTATGCCTTCGGTCCGCTCGGCTTCCGGCGCATCGAAGCGGCGTGCCTGCCGCACAACCAGGCCTCACTCAGGCTTCTGGAAAAGGTCGGCTTCACCCGTGAGGGCCATGCTCGGCAATATCTCTGCATCAATGGCGAGTGGATGGACCACACCCTGTTCGCCATGCTGCGCGGCGACCCGCTGCGCTAG
- a CDS encoding DHCW motif cupin fold protein, with the protein MRMSDIPFTTVDWSTIAPTTHTGDVGHALWRTQTFGPSDNPIRVRMVEYVPGYESDHWCSKGHVILCLEGELETTLADGRVFKLKPGMTYQVADNAEAHRSKAPTGAKLFIVD; encoded by the coding sequence ATGCGCATGTCCGACATTCCGTTCACCACCGTCGATTGGTCGACGATTGCGCCGACGACCCACACAGGTGACGTCGGCCACGCGCTGTGGCGCACCCAGACCTTCGGACCGTCCGACAACCCCATTCGGGTGCGCATGGTCGAATATGTGCCCGGCTATGAATCCGACCATTGGTGCTCGAAGGGCCACGTCATCCTCTGCCTCGAAGGCGAACTGGAGACGACGCTGGCCGATGGCCGCGTTTTCAAGCTGAAGCCCGGCATGACCTATCAGGTGGCCGACAATGCCGAGGCCCACCGCTCGAAGGCGCCGACTGGCGCGAAGCTGTTCATCGTCGACTGA
- a CDS encoding DUF4337 domain-containing protein — MSGHGHVDPSNKKIALIIAVMALFLAIAETAGKSAQTDALNYNVEASNLWAFFQAKTIRQTTVRTAADDLTITRDTVTDATLKAAMTKQIDAWRATAQRWETEPETQEGRRELSARALDAQKKRDVSYKRYHDFEIASAAFQIGIVLASATVITGAIVLSWIAGGLGIVGLGFMAIGLLKPGLIHLF, encoded by the coding sequence ATGTCGGGACACGGTCACGTTGATCCGTCGAACAAGAAAATCGCGCTGATCATTGCCGTCATGGCGCTGTTTCTGGCGATTGCCGAAACGGCTGGCAAGAGCGCGCAGACCGACGCGCTGAACTACAATGTGGAAGCCTCCAACCTCTGGGCCTTCTTCCAGGCCAAGACGATCCGGCAGACCACCGTTCGCACCGCCGCGGACGACCTGACGATCACCCGCGACACCGTCACCGACGCGACGCTGAAGGCTGCCATGACCAAGCAGATCGATGCCTGGCGCGCCACGGCACAGCGCTGGGAAACCGAGCCGGAGACGCAGGAAGGCCGCCGCGAGCTTTCGGCCCGCGCGCTTGACGCCCAAAAGAAGCGCGATGTCAGCTACAAGCGCTACCACGACTTCGAAATCGCATCCGCCGCGTTCCAGATCGGCATCGTGCTGGCCTCCGCGACAGTGATCACCGGCGCCATCGTGCTGAGCTGGATCGCCGGCGGACTCGGCATTGTCGGCCTCGGCTTCATGGCGATCGGCCTGCTCAAGCCCGGCCTGATCCACCTCTTCTGA
- a CDS encoding TerB family tellurite resistance protein gives MTIWGKLGGAAAGFAIGGPIGALLGALAGHFILDEGLLAPDQRPPRETIAFTIGLVALAAKMAKADGVVTRDEKAAFLRLVEVAPGDEARIVALFDLAKQSVAGFDAYARQLRDLLKDEPKVLEDLIDGLFGIAKADGAVHEAELAYLSEVARILGFSDNAYAQIRARHVVEGSIDPYRILGIPPDVPDEAIKTAWRSLVREHHPDRLIGRGVPAELVSIATAKMAAINEAYEALRRARGFA, from the coding sequence ATGACAATCTGGGGAAAACTGGGCGGGGCAGCCGCAGGTTTTGCGATCGGTGGCCCGATCGGCGCGCTGCTGGGCGCGCTGGCCGGCCATTTCATCCTGGACGAGGGCCTGCTGGCGCCGGACCAGAGGCCACCGCGCGAGACCATTGCCTTCACCATCGGCCTCGTCGCGCTGGCCGCCAAGATGGCCAAGGCCGATGGCGTCGTCACCCGCGACGAAAAGGCAGCCTTCCTGCGTCTGGTCGAGGTCGCACCGGGTGACGAGGCCCGGATCGTTGCGCTGTTCGATCTCGCCAAGCAGAGCGTCGCCGGCTTCGACGCCTATGCCCGCCAGTTGCGGGACCTCTTGAAAGACGAGCCGAAGGTCCTGGAGGATCTGATCGACGGCCTGTTCGGCATCGCCAAGGCGGACGGTGCGGTGCACGAGGCCGAGCTCGCCTATCTCTCGGAGGTCGCCAGGATCCTCGGCTTCTCCGACAATGCCTATGCCCAGATTAGGGCGCGCCATGTGGTCGAGGGCTCGATCGATCCCTACCGGATCCTCGGCATTCCGCCGGATGTGCCTGACGAAGCCATCAAGACGGCGTGGCGCTCTCTGGTGCGCGAACATCACCCGGACCGGCTGATCGGGCGCGGCGTGCCGGCCGAACTTGTCTCGATCGCAACAGCCAAGATGGCCGCCATCAATGAGGCCTATGAGGCGCTCAGGCGCGCCAGGGGATTTGCATGA
- a CDS encoding peptidoglycan recognition protein family protein, protein MSDHCDDHHHEDEGQLGRPDSELVGALSASPNHDGRKGSGVDTLIIHYTGMQDGLAALHRLCDPNPPRVSAHYVVFEDGEIVQCVAEARRAWHAGAGSWGGREDVNTRSIGIEIVNPGHEFGYRPFPDAQIDAVVALTADILTRHAIPRANVLAHADIAPTRKTDPGELFPWSRLVAVGAGLWVPAAPLQPGPSFGPGEEGPPIQAIQALFAMLGYGIQVTGVYDPLTEAVVTAFQRHWRQDLVSGIADASTLKTLRDLLASR, encoded by the coding sequence ATGAGCGACCATTGCGATGATCACCACCATGAGGACGAGGGCCAGCTCGGCCGTCCGGATTCGGAGCTGGTCGGTGCTCTCTCCGCCTCGCCCAACCACGACGGCCGCAAGGGCTCAGGCGTCGATACCCTGATCATCCACTATACCGGCATGCAGGATGGCCTCGCCGCACTGCATCGCTTGTGTGATCCCAATCCGCCACGCGTCTCCGCCCATTATGTCGTGTTCGAGGATGGCGAGATCGTTCAATGCGTCGCGGAAGCGCGCCGCGCATGGCATGCGGGTGCGGGCTCCTGGGGCGGCCGAGAGGACGTCAACACTCGCTCCATCGGCATCGAGATCGTCAATCCCGGCCACGAATTCGGCTACAGGCCGTTTCCAGACGCGCAGATCGACGCGGTCGTGGCGCTGACGGCTGACATTCTCACCCGTCACGCGATCCCGCGCGCCAATGTGCTGGCCCATGCCGACATTGCCCCGACCCGCAAGACCGATCCAGGCGAGTTGTTCCCGTGGAGCCGACTGGTGGCGGTGGGTGCCGGCCTGTGGGTTCCGGCTGCTCCCCTTCAGCCCGGACCGAGCTTTGGCCCTGGCGAGGAAGGGCCGCCGATCCAGGCGATCCAGGCCCTGTTCGCCATGCTCGGCTACGGCATCCAGGTGACCGGCGTCTACGATCCGCTGACCGAGGCTGTCGTGACGGCCTTCCAGCGTCATTGGCGGCAGGATCTGGTCAGCGGCATCGCCGACGCCTCCACGCTGAAAACGCTGCGCGATCTTTTGGCGAGCCGATGA
- a CDS encoding M15 family metallopeptidase produces the protein MRWPTVLAAVLISGTASAQTAMPSGFVHLAEVNASIRQDIRYAGSRNFVGRPIAGYRAAECVLTREAAQALDRVQKSLAARGLTLVVWDCYRPASAVADFMAWSRDLSDQRQRAIFYPAVEKRTLTSDGYLSARSTHSRGSTVDLGIAPASGGWPPSGSLGPGACTAPAAQRGNEGTLDFGTAYDCFDPLSHGAARGVAREAQANRRMLALAMAAQGFRAYAKEWWHFQLRNEPFPTQTFDFPIPPRGMR, from the coding sequence ATGCGTTGGCCCACCGTCCTTGCTGCCGTCCTGATCAGCGGAACTGCATCGGCCCAGACCGCCATGCCGTCGGGCTTTGTCCATCTCGCCGAGGTCAATGCCTCGATCCGGCAGGACATCCGCTATGCCGGCTCGCGCAATTTCGTCGGGCGGCCAATCGCCGGCTATCGCGCGGCCGAATGTGTTCTGACGCGTGAGGCGGCTCAGGCCCTCGACCGGGTGCAGAAAAGCCTCGCCGCCCGAGGACTGACCCTGGTGGTCTGGGACTGCTACCGGCCCGCCAGCGCGGTCGCCGATTTCATGGCCTGGTCGCGCGATCTCTCCGACCAGCGCCAGCGCGCCATCTTCTATCCGGCGGTGGAGAAGCGCACGCTGACCTCGGACGGCTACCTCTCCGCCCGCTCCACCCATTCGCGCGGCTCGACCGTCGATCTCGGCATCGCGCCGGCCAGCGGCGGATGGCCTCCTTCCGGAAGTCTGGGGCCCGGCGCCTGCACGGCACCGGCCGCCCAGCGGGGCAACGAGGGCACGCTCGATTTCGGCACGGCCTATGATTGCTTCGATCCGCTGTCTCATGGGGCAGCGCGTGGCGTCGCGCGGGAGGCACAGGCGAACCGGCGCATGCTGGCGCTCGCCATGGCAGCACAGGGCTTCCGCGCCTACGCCAAGGAATGGTGGCACTTCCAGCTGCGCAACGAGCCGTTCCCGACCCAGACCTTCGATTTTCCGATCCCTCCGCGCGGCATGCGCTGA
- a CDS encoding HdeD family acid-resistance protein encodes MTDASQSKPHSLGTHLVPLRRNWGWLMGAGIVLLALGTVGLAATVILGVVSVLSFGAMMLVGGGVLLVDAFRREGWQSRLLMVAIGALYVMTGALIFYNPLSALVAITLFVGVALVATGILRIVMAFQLRPASLWIWVLASGLMSLVLGVLILASWPASASWVLGTFLAIELIFQGWTYLMLAFAIRSTFDGVKARPGAVPPPAASV; translated from the coding sequence ATGACGGACGCAAGCCAATCCAAGCCGCATTCGCTTGGCACTCATCTCGTTCCGCTCCGCCGCAACTGGGGCTGGCTGATGGGCGCGGGCATCGTGCTCCTGGCTCTCGGCACGGTTGGCCTGGCGGCAACGGTCATCCTCGGTGTGGTCAGCGTGCTGTCGTTCGGTGCGATGATGCTGGTGGGCGGCGGCGTTCTGCTTGTGGATGCCTTCCGCCGCGAGGGCTGGCAGAGCCGGCTGCTCATGGTCGCCATCGGCGCTCTCTATGTGATGACCGGCGCGCTGATCTTCTACAATCCGCTCTCGGCCCTGGTCGCGATCACGCTGTTCGTCGGTGTGGCGCTTGTCGCCACCGGCATCCTGCGCATCGTCATGGCGTTTCAGCTGCGTCCGGCCTCGCTCTGGATCTGGGTCCTCGCGTCCGGCCTCATGTCGCTGGTGCTTGGCGTGCTGATCCTGGCTTCTTGGCCCGCCTCCGCCTCCTGGGTGCTCGGCACGTTCCTGGCGATCGAGCTGATCTTCCAGGGCTGGACCTATCTGATGCTGGCCTTCGCCATCCGCTCCACCTTTGATGGTGTGAAGGCTCGTCCCGGGGCCGTTCCGCCGCCTGCCGCCAGCGTCTGA
- the rsmH gene encoding 16S rRNA (cytosine(1402)-N(4))-methyltransferase RsmH: MTSGAPITGEASRPHVPVLLAEVLDALALRPDALVIDGTFGAGGYSRAILDAGAQVIAIDRDPTAIAAGQALVAESAGRLTLVHDRFANLDAVADSLGHASVDGVVLDIGVSSMQLDQAERGFSFRFDGPLDMRMALDGESAADLVASLDETDLANLIYRYGEERLSRHIAKAVVRERAIEPIVTTRRLADIVGRVVRSKPGEIHPATRTFQALRIAVNDELGELEQALEAAERILKPGGRLVIVTFHSLEDRIVKQFLVERSATRSGGSRHQPAAAMPDPTFVLVHRKAVAAGSAESAANPRARSAKLRAGVRTAAQARSVRP, encoded by the coding sequence ATGACGAGCGGCGCACCGATCACTGGCGAGGCCTCGCGGCCCCATGTGCCGGTGCTGCTCGCCGAGGTCCTCGACGCGCTCGCCTTGCGCCCCGATGCCCTTGTCATCGACGGAACTTTCGGGGCCGGCGGCTATAGCCGCGCCATTCTCGATGCCGGTGCCCAGGTCATCGCCATCGACCGCGACCCCACAGCCATCGCTGCCGGACAGGCGCTGGTTGCCGAATCGGCCGGCAGGCTCACCCTGGTCCATGACCGCTTCGCCAATCTGGATGCAGTCGCCGACAGCCTCGGCCACGCAAGCGTCGATGGCGTCGTGCTGGATATCGGCGTCTCCTCCATGCAGCTCGACCAGGCCGAGCGCGGCTTCTCGTTCCGCTTCGACGGCCCGCTGGACATGCGCATGGCGCTGGACGGCGAGAGCGCGGCCGATCTGGTCGCAAGCCTCGACGAGACCGATCTTGCCAATCTCATCTATCGCTATGGCGAGGAGCGCCTGTCGCGCCACATCGCCAAGGCCGTCGTGCGCGAACGCGCCATCGAGCCGATCGTCACCACCCGCCGGCTCGCCGATATCGTCGGCCGGGTCGTGCGCTCCAAACCCGGCGAGATCCACCCGGCGACCCGCACGTTCCAGGCGTTGCGTATCGCGGTGAACGATGAGCTCGGCGAACTGGAACAGGCACTGGAGGCTGCCGAGCGCATCCTGAAGCCCGGCGGGCGGCTGGTCATCGTCACCTTCCATTCGCTTGAGGATCGCATCGTCAAGCAGTTCCTGGTCGAGCGTTCGGCAACTCGCTCTGGCGGATCGCGGCATCAGCCGGCAGCCGCCATGCCCGATCCGACCTTCGTGCTGGTCCACCGCAAGGCCGTGGCGGCCGGCTCCGCGGAAAGTGCCGCCAATCCAAGGGCGCGCTCGGCCAAGCTGCGTGCCGGCGTCCGCACTGCGGCTCAGGCCCGGAGTGTCCGGCCATGA